From Microcebus murinus isolate Inina chromosome 15, M.murinus_Inina_mat1.0, whole genome shotgun sequence, the proteins below share one genomic window:
- the FOXF2 gene encoding forkhead box protein F2 yields MTTEGGPPPPPPRPPPAPLRRACSPAPGALQAALMSPPPAAAAALETTSSSASSASCASSSSSSNSASAPSAACKSAGTGGGAGAGSGATKKASSGLRRPEKPPYSYIALIVMAIQSSPSKRLTLSEIYQFLQARFPFFRGAYQGWKNSVRHNLSLNECFIKLPKGLGRPGKGHYWTIDPASEFMFEEGSFRRRPRGFRRKCQALKPMYHRVVSGLGFGASLLPQGFDFQAPPSAPLGCHGQGGYGGLDMMPAGYDAGAGAPSHAHTHHHHHHHVPHMSPNPGSTYMASCPVPAGPGGVGAAGGGGGGDYGPDSSSSPVPSSPAMGSAIECHSPYTSPAAHWSSPGASPYLKQPPALTPSSNPAASAGLHSSMSSYSLEQSYLHQSAREELSVGLPRYQHHSAPVCDRKDFVLNFNGISSFHPSASGSYYHHHHQSVCQDIKPCVM; encoded by the exons ATGACCACCGAGGgcgggccgccgccgcccccgccgcgcccgccgccggCCCCGCTCCGCCGTGCGTGCAGCCCGGCCCCCGGCGCGCTCCAGGCCGCCCTGATGAGCCCGCCGCCCGCAGCTGCCGCCGCCCTGGAGACCACCTCGTCGTCGGCGTCCTCCGCCTCCTGCGCCTCGTCCTCGTCCTCCTCCAACTCGGCCAGCGCCCCCTCGGCCGCCTGCAAGAGCGCGGGTACtggcggcggcgcgggcgcgggaaGCGGGGCCACCAAGAAGGCGAGCTCGGGGCTGCGGCGGCCCGAGAAGCCGCCCTACTCGTACATCGCGCTCATCGTCATGGCCATCCAGAGCTCGCCCAGCAAGCGCCTGACGCTCAGCGAGATCTACCAGTTCCTGCAGGCGCGCTTCCCCTTCTTCCGCGGCGCCTACCAGGGCTGGAAGAACTCCGTGCGCCACAACCTCTCGCTCAACGAGTGCTTCATCAAGCTGCCCAAGGGGCTCGGGCGGCCCGGCAAGGGCCACTACTGGACCATCGACCCGGCCAGCGAGTTCATGTTCGAGGAGGGCTCGTTCCGCCGCCGGCCGCGCGGCTTCAGGCGGAAGTGCCAGGCGCTCAAGCCCATGTACCACCGCGTGGTGAGCGGCTTGGGCTTCGGggcctccctgctgccccagggCTTCGACTTCCAGGCGCCCCCGTCGGCGCCGCTGGGCTGCCACGGCCAGGGCGGCTACGGCGGCCTCGACATGATGCCCGCGGGCTATGACGCCGGCGCGGGCGCCCCGAGCCACGCTCACacgcaccaccaccaccaccaccacgtcCCGCACATGTCGCCCAACCCGGGCTCCACCTACATGGCCAGCTGCCCCGTGCCCGCAGGGCCCGGGGGCGTCGGtgcggccggcggcggcggcggcggggactaCGGGccagacagcagcagcagcccagtGCCCTCGTCCCCAGCTATGGGGAGCGCCATCGAGTGCCACTCGCCCTACACGAGCCCTGCAGCGCACTGGAGCTCGCCCGGCGCCTCGCCTTACCTCAAGCAGCCACCCGCCCTGACGCCGAGCAGCAACCCGGCGGCCTCCGCAGGCCTGCACTCCAGCATGTCCTCCTACTCGCTGGAGCAGAGCTACTTGCACCAGAGCGCCCGCGAAGAACTCTCAG tgGGACTGCCTCGTTATCAGCATCACTCTGCTCCAGTGTGTGACAGGAAAGATTTCGTCCTCAATTTCAACGGCATTTCTTCTTTCCACCCCTCAGCTAGCGGGTCatactatcaccatcaccaccagagCGTCTGTCAGGATATTAAGCCCTGCGTCATGTGA